A genomic segment from Chrysemys picta bellii isolate R12L10 chromosome 11, ASM1138683v2, whole genome shotgun sequence encodes:
- the LOC135974184 gene encoding myb/SANT-like DNA-binding domain-containing protein 1 encodes MQRSPAVMAVQSQNRKRAPAWTDREILDLIAVWGDESVLSELRSKKRNAKIYEKISKDMSERGYSRDATQCRVKIKELRQGYQKTKEANGRSGSHPQTSRFYEALHSILGAAATTTPPLTVDSEDGILSTAGSSDMLGDGEDEEGDEEDEAVRSAHNADFPNSQDLFITLTEIPYQPSPAVTPDTESGEGSATTSATVSQPSLASHSQRLAQIRRRKKRTWEDMFSELMACSRAQAAQQTQWRENLSQMHQANMDREERWRQEDQQATQTLLGLLREQTDTLRCLVDVLQERRQEDRAPLQSISNRPPPPPSPIPTSPKVQRRRGGRVRGNSHSTPAESTSSRRLSFPKI; translated from the exons atgcagcgctctccagcagtgatggccgtgcaatctcagaatagaaagagggccccagcatggactgatcgggaaatcttggatctcatcgctgtgtggggcgatgagtccgtgctttccgagctgcgctccaagaaacggaatgcaaagatctatgagaagatctctaaagacatgtcagagagaggatacagccgggatgcaacgcagtgccgcgtgaaaatcaaggagctgagacaaggctaccagaagaccaaagaggcaaacggacgctccggatcccatccccagacatcccgtttctacgaggcactgcattccatcctcggtgcggccgccaccactaccccaccactgaccgtggactctgaggatgggatattgtccacggccggttcctcggacatgttaggggacggggaagatgaggaaggagatgaggaggacgaggcagtccgcagcgctcacaacgctgatttccccaacagccaggatctcttcatcacccttacagagatcccctaccaaccgtccccagccgttaccccggacacagaatctggggaaggatcagcca ccacatctgcgactgtctcacaacctagcctggcatcacactcccagaggctagcgcagattaggcgtaggaagaagaggacatgggaggacatgttctcggagcttatggcctgctcccgagcccaggcagcacagcagacccagtggcgggagaacttgtcccaaatgcaccaagcaaacatggatcgggaggagaggtggcggcaggaagaccagcaggcgactcaaacgctgcttggactactgagggagcaaacggacacgctccggtgccttgtggatgttctgcaggaacggaggcaggaggacagagccccgctgcagtctatctctaaccgccctcccccgccaccaagtcccatacccacctcacccaaagtccaaagaaggaggggcggcagagtccgtggtaactctcactccacccctgcagagagcactagtagcagaaggctctcattccccaaaatttga